A single region of the Nocardioides sp. W7 genome encodes:
- a CDS encoding helix-turn-helix domain-containing protein translates to MDAATILQQARGVAGLSQAALAAAAGTSRPTLSAYEHGRKSPTLQTAARIVAAAGFDLTITPRVEFREVAVDRGRPILVPTVLPRLPVDRALAVVELPLHLNWSDRGRRFDLRDRRQRARVYEIVLREGGPDDVASYIDGVLLVDLWDELVLPQAIRSAWQGVVTGASEPRVA, encoded by the coding sequence ATGGATGCCGCGACGATTCTCCAGCAGGCCCGTGGGGTTGCGGGCTTGTCGCAGGCCGCGCTAGCGGCGGCCGCCGGGACGTCGCGTCCGACGTTGTCGGCGTACGAGCACGGGCGTAAGTCGCCGACGCTGCAGACGGCGGCGCGGATCGTGGCAGCTGCGGGCTTCGACCTGACCATCACACCTCGGGTCGAGTTTCGTGAGGTGGCGGTGGACCGCGGACGTCCGATCCTCGTGCCGACGGTGTTGCCGAGGTTGCCGGTGGACCGTGCGCTCGCGGTCGTCGAGCTGCCGCTGCACCTGAACTGGTCTGATCGCGGTCGCCGGTTCGACCTGCGCGATCGTCGGCAGCGGGCGCGGGTGTACGAGATCGTGCTGCGCGAGGGTGGACCGGACGACGTTGCGTCGTACATCGATGGAGTGTTGCTGGTGGACCTGTGGGACGAGCTCGTGCTCCCGCAGGCGATCCGCTCAGCCTGGCAGGGCGTGGTCACCGGGGCGTCCGAGCCGCGGGTGGCCTGA
- a CDS encoding nucleotidyl transferase AbiEii/AbiGii toxin family protein: protein MERSGGLSELQVAVAEIFFGLDEAAGFLVAGGAALVASELIARPTEDIDLFAAAPTTSVSAASRALQAALGEQSHEVLVVQEAPTFCRLVVSRAGEETLVDLAVDSPPHERPTMTVLGPTMAPLELAGRKLLALFGRAEARDFADVYVLADRFGTQALIEEAQTLDAGFDLEVLAQMIGTLDRFDDDEIPLDQHRRPLARTFFAEWANELRQRQP, encoded by the coding sequence ATGGAGCGCTCAGGAGGGCTGTCGGAGCTGCAGGTCGCGGTGGCGGAGATTTTCTTCGGGCTCGACGAGGCAGCCGGCTTCCTCGTGGCGGGCGGCGCCGCTCTCGTGGCCTCGGAACTGATCGCGCGGCCGACCGAGGACATCGACTTGTTCGCCGCGGCACCGACGACATCGGTCTCGGCTGCTTCGCGGGCACTGCAAGCCGCGCTGGGGGAGCAGAGCCACGAGGTGCTCGTCGTCCAGGAGGCGCCGACGTTCTGTCGGCTGGTCGTCTCCCGGGCGGGGGAGGAGACGTTGGTGGACCTGGCCGTGGACTCGCCACCCCACGAACGACCGACAATGACGGTGCTCGGACCCACGATGGCGCCACTCGAACTGGCGGGGCGCAAGCTGCTGGCGCTCTTCGGCCGCGCCGAGGCGCGCGACTTCGCCGATGTCTACGTCCTGGCCGACCGCTTCGGCACGCAGGCACTCATCGAGGAAGCGCAGACCCTGGATGCCGGGTTCGACCTGGAGGTGCTCGCCCAGATGATCGGCACGCTCGACAGGTTCGACGACGACGAGATCCCGCTCGACCAACACCGGCGGCCGCTCGCGAGGACGTTCTTCGCCGAGTGGGCCAACGAGCTCCGCCAGCGGCAGCCGTAG
- the ltrA gene encoding group II intron reverse transcriptase/maturase, with protein MNTGAVCWPDEDQAWWAVRRMQTKLHCWAVGESDKGSGRRFDDLYNLVYDPAFLMVAWQRVAGNKGSRTPGVDRATVAQIRHRYGVEAFLGEVREQLKARTFCPVEVRQVMIPKASGKLRSLGIPTVTDRVVQAALKLVLEPIFEADFEPCSYGFRPNRRAQDAVAEIHHFTTKSYKWVLEADIEACFDMIDHVALMDRVRHRIGDKRVLGLVKAFLKAGVMTTIGTREATHTGTPQGGILSPLLANIALSALDEHFMAKWNQQMATVVHRQRRRRRGEANYRLIRYADDFVIVVTGEREHAEQLREEVADVIAPMGLRLAPEKTRVVHIDHGFDFLGFHIRRMRRRGSNKWFVYTKPSAKAIASVKGRVKAMTYRSTLHREPGYLIEYLGRVLRGWANYFRHGVSKAVFAGIDSYAWERITAWLRKKHRIGWPELRRRFCLPGTWRLAVDGVRFKGAASVPVVRYRYRGYRIPTPWTPTGVAA; from the coding sequence GTGAACACCGGCGCCGTCTGCTGGCCTGATGAAGATCAGGCGTGGTGGGCGGTACGGAGGATGCAGACCAAGTTGCACTGCTGGGCGGTCGGGGAGTCCGACAAGGGCTCTGGCCGCCGGTTTGATGATCTGTACAACCTGGTCTATGACCCGGCGTTCTTGATGGTGGCGTGGCAACGCGTCGCCGGGAACAAGGGGTCGCGGACGCCCGGGGTGGACCGGGCCACAGTGGCCCAGATCCGCCACCGGTACGGGGTGGAGGCGTTCTTGGGAGAGGTCCGCGAGCAGTTGAAGGCGCGGACTTTCTGCCCGGTCGAAGTGCGGCAGGTGATGATCCCGAAGGCCAGCGGCAAGCTGCGCAGCCTGGGCATCCCGACCGTGACCGATCGGGTCGTCCAGGCCGCGTTGAAACTGGTGCTGGAGCCCATCTTCGAGGCGGACTTCGAGCCGTGCTCGTACGGGTTCCGGCCGAACCGGCGCGCGCAGGACGCGGTCGCTGAGATCCACCACTTCACGACCAAGTCGTACAAGTGGGTGCTGGAGGCCGACATCGAGGCGTGTTTCGACATGATCGACCACGTCGCGTTGATGGACCGGGTCCGGCACAGGATCGGCGACAAGCGCGTGCTGGGGCTGGTCAAGGCGTTCCTCAAAGCCGGGGTGATGACCACCATCGGCACCCGCGAGGCAACGCACACCGGCACCCCGCAGGGCGGGATCTTGTCCCCGCTGTTGGCGAACATCGCGTTGTCGGCGCTGGATGAGCACTTCATGGCGAAGTGGAACCAGCAGATGGCGACCGTGGTCCACCGACAGCGGCGTCGCAGGCGCGGTGAGGCGAACTACCGCCTGATCCGGTACGCCGATGACTTCGTCATCGTCGTGACCGGTGAACGCGAGCACGCCGAGCAGTTGCGCGAGGAGGTGGCAGACGTGATCGCCCCGATGGGGTTGCGGCTGGCACCGGAGAAGACCCGTGTGGTCCACATCGACCACGGGTTCGACTTCCTCGGCTTCCACATCCGACGGATGCGGAGACGGGGCAGTAACAAGTGGTTCGTGTACACCAAGCCCTCGGCCAAGGCGATCGCCTCGGTCAAGGGGCGGGTGAAGGCGATGACCTACAGATCGACCCTGCACCGCGAGCCCGGGTATCTCATCGAGTACCTCGGCCGGGTGCTGCGGGGGTGGGCCAACTACTTCCGACACGGTGTGTCCAAGGCCGTCTTTGCTGGGATCGACTCCTACGCGTGGGAGCGGATCACGGCGTGGCTGCGGAAGAAGCACCGGATCGGGTGGCCAGAACTCCGGCGCAGGTTCTGCCTGCCCGGGACCTGGAGGCTCGCCGTCGACGGCGTCAGGTTCAAGGGCGCTGCCAGCGTCCCCGTGGTCCGGTACCGCTACCGCGGCTACCGGATCCCGACGCCGTGGACACCGACAGGTGTAGCCGCCTGA
- a CDS encoding TIGR03943 family protein — protein sequence MRTTTQGLVLAFLGVVLIRLAAGGNYLSFVTSWMQWPIIISGVLLIIVGAGPALGFPEPRHEAHGTTEERTEHGVPAVTWLLLLPGLIVFTVSPPALGAYLAERRVDDTPAASPTSTFSALPAGDPVELELEEFIWRAQVDDGITLVGRSVRVSGFVTHDKDDNWYVTRMSIGCCAADAVVIRVRVDNPVSPKRDSWVQVTGTWADGSGTDRREVPHILASDVVAVSAPRQTYQ from the coding sequence GTGAGGACCACGACGCAAGGGCTGGTGCTGGCGTTCCTGGGTGTCGTGCTCATCCGACTTGCAGCCGGCGGCAACTACCTCAGCTTCGTCACGTCATGGATGCAGTGGCCCATCATCATCAGCGGCGTTCTGCTGATCATCGTGGGCGCCGGACCAGCTCTCGGCTTCCCCGAGCCCAGGCACGAGGCTCACGGCACGACCGAGGAGAGGACCGAGCACGGCGTCCCGGCCGTGACCTGGCTGCTCCTGCTCCCCGGCCTGATCGTCTTCACGGTGAGCCCGCCCGCACTGGGCGCCTACCTCGCCGAGCGCCGTGTCGACGACACGCCGGCCGCATCACCGACATCGACCTTCTCGGCTCTCCCGGCCGGAGATCCGGTCGAGTTGGAGCTTGAGGAGTTCATCTGGCGCGCGCAGGTCGATGACGGCATCACTCTGGTCGGACGATCGGTACGAGTATCCGGATTCGTCACCCACGACAAGGACGACAACTGGTACGTCACCCGCATGTCGATCGGCTGCTGCGCCGCGGATGCCGTCGTCATCCGCGTCCGCGTCGACAATCCCGTATCCCCCAAGCGGGACTCCTGGGTGCAGGTGACTGGCACGTGGGCCGACGGTAGCGGAACGGACCGACGCGAAGTCCCACACATCCTCGCCAGCGACGTCGTTGCCGTCAGCGCACCGCGGCAGACCTACCAGTGA
- a CDS encoding permease — MQIPARAPEESDNQSHDVPDTRSTMSTSIADRPRSSVGQSQLVAGGILAILLGQRWIVPLLDAESISTWSTIFVAIVIQSTPFLLGGVLLSAVISSLLSERALSRLVPSNPVLGVPAAGLAGMGLPGCECAAVPIADSLMRRGVVPAVALTFLLAAPAVNPAVLVSTAVAFPGQPAMVIARFVASLATAVLVGWWCLSRGDRLKIRNRVRADTGHSGRERFVATVRHDFLHAGGFLVLGAMLAAAVNTFVPRSIVDTVAGQAVLGVLSLALFAFVVALCSESDAFVAASFTAFSDTAKLVFLVVGPAMDIKLAAMESGQFGAAFASRFIPVVVVTAVLSAVVTGWWLL, encoded by the coding sequence GTGCAGATCCCCGCGCGCGCACCAGAGGAGAGTGATAATCAGTCCCATGACGTCCCGGACACCAGGAGCACGATGAGCACGTCGATCGCAGACCGTCCTCGTTCCTCCGTAGGTCAATCGCAATTGGTGGCCGGGGGCATCTTGGCCATCCTGCTCGGACAGCGGTGGATCGTTCCGCTGTTGGATGCGGAGTCGATCAGCACGTGGAGCACGATCTTCGTCGCGATCGTCATCCAGTCCACCCCCTTCCTCCTAGGCGGGGTGCTGCTCTCGGCGGTCATCTCCAGCCTGCTCTCGGAGCGCGCGCTGAGCCGACTCGTTCCGAGCAACCCGGTGCTCGGTGTGCCGGCCGCCGGCCTGGCGGGCATGGGTCTGCCCGGATGCGAGTGCGCCGCCGTGCCGATCGCCGACAGCCTGATGCGCCGGGGAGTGGTCCCGGCCGTCGCGTTGACGTTCCTGCTCGCCGCCCCGGCGGTGAACCCCGCGGTGCTGGTGTCGACCGCGGTCGCCTTCCCCGGGCAGCCCGCCATGGTCATCGCTCGCTTCGTCGCCTCGCTCGCCACCGCCGTCCTGGTCGGGTGGTGGTGCCTCTCGCGGGGTGACCGGCTGAAGATCCGCAACCGAGTCCGTGCGGATACCGGGCACTCCGGGCGCGAGCGGTTCGTGGCCACGGTCCGCCATGACTTCCTGCACGCCGGAGGCTTCCTGGTTCTCGGCGCGATGCTCGCCGCCGCGGTCAACACCTTCGTGCCCCGTTCGATCGTCGACACGGTGGCCGGTCAGGCCGTGCTGGGGGTGCTGAGCCTCGCGCTCTTCGCCTTCGTCGTCGCACTCTGCTCGGAGTCCGATGCGTTCGTGGCTGCCAGCTTCACCGCCTTCTCCGATACCGCCAAACTGGTCTTCCTCGTCGTCGGGCCGGCGATGGACATCAAGCTGGCGGCGATGGAGTCCGGGCAGTTCGGCGCCGCCTTCGCCAGCCGGTTCATCCCGGTGGTCGTCGTCACGGCCGTGCTGTCGGCAGTGGTGACCGGCTGGTGGCTGCTGTGA
- a CDS encoding GTP-binding protein produces the protein MRTPVVLLTGVDAEALAMAMVGLQFDLPGAVAVRHRIDVERGVLRRVVSDVTGVVEEAERDLEHACVSCALREDVLPTLERVARSGRWTTIISHLPVGAQADQVCAVLAQDTRLARHLRVSAVISVVDGGRVLDDLLGEDLLAERGAHAAHDDRRGVAEVACAMVELADVTVTVGAADETSVALLRSLARPGSVVVAGTEHLDSSTLAGQLHHHASTLTWTHPAFEQALPRVTDEGVWRLDLRSPHPLHPARLLDGLEQLGGGRHRSRGSFWLPTRPGRLLVWDGAGGQLSVGDADHWGARTPRTRIVIVGVGAPPPGLREAFESFVLEPDEASGTPWRVSHDGFEPWLGEIRGVA, from the coding sequence GTGAGGACCCCCGTGGTGCTGCTCACCGGCGTGGACGCGGAGGCGCTTGCGATGGCGATGGTCGGACTCCAGTTCGACCTCCCCGGCGCGGTCGCCGTCCGACACCGCATCGACGTCGAGCGCGGCGTGCTGCGCCGCGTCGTCAGCGATGTGACAGGGGTCGTCGAGGAGGCCGAGCGGGACCTGGAGCACGCCTGCGTCAGCTGCGCGCTGCGCGAGGACGTGCTGCCCACACTGGAGCGGGTGGCCCGGTCCGGACGCTGGACCACGATCATCAGCCATCTCCCGGTCGGAGCCCAGGCCGACCAGGTCTGCGCCGTCCTGGCCCAGGACACCCGGCTCGCCCGACACCTGCGGGTCTCTGCTGTCATTTCCGTCGTCGACGGTGGCCGAGTCCTCGACGACCTCCTGGGCGAGGATCTGCTCGCCGAGCGCGGTGCCCACGCGGCCCACGACGACCGTCGAGGCGTCGCCGAGGTGGCCTGCGCGATGGTGGAGCTTGCCGACGTCACCGTGACGGTCGGGGCCGCCGACGAGACGTCGGTCGCGCTGCTGCGCTCGCTCGCCCGTCCGGGAAGCGTCGTCGTGGCCGGCACCGAGCACCTGGACAGCTCGACACTCGCCGGTCAGCTGCACCACCACGCGTCGACCCTGACCTGGACCCACCCTGCCTTCGAGCAGGCCCTGCCGAGGGTGACCGACGAGGGCGTCTGGCGCCTCGACCTGCGCTCACCGCACCCCTTGCACCCCGCACGACTCCTCGATGGCCTCGAGCAGCTCGGAGGTGGTCGCCACCGGTCCCGCGGCAGCTTCTGGCTCCCCACCCGTCCCGGCCGGCTGCTCGTGTGGGACGGGGCGGGTGGCCAGCTCAGCGTCGGCGACGCCGACCACTGGGGCGCGCGCACGCCTCGCACGCGGATCGTGATCGTCGGCGTCGGCGCACCTCCGCCTGGGCTGCGCGAGGCGTTCGAGTCCTTCGTGCTTGAGCCCGACGAGGCCTCCGGGACACCCTGGCGGGTCAGCCACGACGGCTTCGAGCCCTGGCTGGGCGAGATCCGCGGGGTCGCCTGA
- a CDS encoding type B 50S ribosomal protein L31, with protein MRQGIHPSYEPVVFRDRSTGELLLTRSTRTSDRRVELAGTTYPVVDVDVSSSSHPFWTGRTRTLDNEGRVERFERRYGRDS; from the coding sequence ATGCGTCAGGGCATCCACCCCAGCTACGAACCGGTGGTCTTCCGCGACCGCTCGACGGGCGAGCTGCTGCTCACCCGATCAACGCGCACCAGCGACCGGAGGGTCGAACTGGCCGGGACGACGTACCCGGTCGTCGACGTCGACGTCTCCAGCTCAAGCCACCCGTTCTGGACCGGTCGAACCCGTACTCTCGACAACGAGGGCCGAGTCGAGCGCTTCGAGCGTCGCTACGGACGCGACTCGTGA
- a CDS encoding transcriptional repressor: protein MTRRPTDAAAPPRSTRQRRALMAELEASDSFRSAQDIHASLRQQGEMVGLATVYRSLQSLVDAGDVDLVKGDAGEAVYRVCSRQHHHHLVCRQCGRTVEVTGPTVERWAASVADKHGYTEVSHTVELFGTCSDCQTGRS from the coding sequence GTGACCCGACGCCCCACCGACGCCGCTGCCCCGCCTCGCAGCACCCGGCAGCGCCGGGCGTTGATGGCGGAGTTGGAGGCCTCGGACAGCTTCCGCAGTGCCCAGGACATCCACGCGTCACTGCGTCAGCAGGGCGAGATGGTCGGTCTCGCGACCGTCTACCGCTCGCTGCAGTCCCTCGTCGACGCAGGCGACGTCGACCTGGTCAAGGGTGACGCGGGCGAGGCGGTCTACCGGGTCTGCAGCCGCCAGCACCACCATCACCTCGTGTGCCGACAGTGCGGTCGGACGGTCGAGGTGACCGGGCCGACCGTGGAGCGTTGGGCGGCCTCGGTCGCCGACAAGCACGGATACACCGAGGTCAGCCACACCGTGGAGCTGTTCGGCACCTGCTCCGACTGTCAGACGGGCCGGTCATAG